The genomic segment TCTTTAATCATCTCTAAAATATGTTTTCCGATATTACCTTCAATTGGTATTGAAAGGATACCGCAGGCAGGACTGTTTATATAAACAATTTTATTGTCCTGGTCTAAAAATATTACGCCCTCTGCAAAGTTTTTCCCTATTGACTGCAAGAAATAAGAGAATTTCGCCCGGGTAAAAGATAATTTCTCTTCGTAAGAGGTATAGTTCTTTTTTACTGTTTCCATTGTCGCTAAAAGAACTTTTGCCAGAACGCCTATTTCATCGTTTCTCTTGCTAATGTTATTAAATAACGGTTCGTCATATTTTTCATTAGCAATCGCATCTGAAAGCACCGTTAATTCATTAATCCCTTTACCCACCCTGAAAGATATAATATAAACTCCGATAGCAACTAAAGTAAGCATCAAAACCAGTACAATAATTATTTTTTCCTTGTAAGAATTCATGGCAGTTTTAACCGATTCAGATGAAAAATCAACTCTTAAAAATGCAACTTTTTTCATATTTAGAAAAATTGGCATTGAAAAAACATAATATTCATTAGTAATATCCTGATATGTCTGAACAAGCAAATTATTTGACAATGTAATATTTTTTGATATAAAGTCATCTTTCATAATTTGACCTATTTCCGATTTTTCACTATTAACACTTACTCTCGCTTCTGAATCTAAAATCATTACTTTTATAACATCCGGAAGTTTTTTTATCCTATCAACGTATGATAACAATAAAATATCATCTTTTGACTCTTTCGCATCGGAACAGGACGAGGCATATATTTGAACGATTGTTTTGGTATTTGAGAAAAATTGTTCCATTAAAATATTTTTCTGATAAAAATACATAATTATCCCTAAACCAACTATAAGTACGAAAAAATATACAATTTGCGTGACTGTCAGTTTAAGAATGATACTGTTTTTTTTTGGATTAGATAACATAATTAGCTAAGTTTTAGCAGAGCTAACGCTCTGCGGCTACAATTTAACTTATGAAACAATCATAAAGTTAGAAATGGTTTTCATAAACAAAAATCACTTAAATGCGCCTCCTAAATATTGTAATACAATTGGACCAAACAACATTAAAAATATTGAAGGTAATATACAAAAAATTAGCGGGAATAACATTTTTATAGGTGCTTGCTGTGCCATTTTTTCGGCAAGTTGAAATCTTTTTACTCTCATCTGTTCTGATTGAACCCGCAAAACCGGACCTAATGAAGAACCGAGCTTTTCTGCCTGGACAAGCGCTGTAATTACTGTGGAGAGGTTCGGTTCTTGTACCCGTGCTATCATGTCCTTCATTGAAGCCATTCGTGATTGCCCAAGCCGCATACCTCGCTGCATAATTACAAATTCTTCTATTAGCGGTGATTTTTCTGTTTTAGAAATTACTTTGCTTATTGATGCTGTAAAATCAACCCCTGCTTCCATTGAAAGTGTAATTAAATCCAGTATATCCGGTAGTGTTCTGACAATTAAACGATGCCTTTTTTTAGTTAAATCACTTAAATATAATTTCGGTAAGAACCCCCCTATAGCTAAAGATATAAACATTACCATTAAATTTGTTTTTTTAAGAAACATAAGTTCCATCATTAAAAAACCTGCTGCACATATTAGAGTAATGGCAAGATAACTGTCAGGTGTCATATCCTGTGGATTACCTGCCATATCTAATTGTTTTTTTATTATCTCACGCTGTTTAACAAGCCATCCCCAATTTATTCCTGATACCCATTTTACAATGGCTTCAACAACAGTATTGGAAAGCTGGGTAAGCGTTTGCTTAGGAGACGGTTGATTGCTAAAACGCTTTTTTAAATTAACAATTTCGCCTTCCGGCCAAAAATTAAAGGCAACAATGAAGACAAACCCTCCGATAATTAATGAAATAATATACGCCATAATATTTATATATCTATTGTTACGATTTTTTTTATGATTAAGCCGCCTATGGCAATCATTGTTAGAACTACAAGTATTATTATATAACCGAAAAATGTAGTAAACATCGGTCTCATCAAATCCGGGTCAATCAGATAAATAAAAAACGACAATGCAAAAGGAAGCGAGGCTGTAATAAACCCTGAAAGCTTTCCCTGCGCGGTAAGAGATTCTATTTTACCCTGCATCTCGTTCCTTTTTCTCATTGTTTCAGAAAGTGTAATTAATGCTTCCGACATATTGCCGCCTGTTTCCCTCGCAATATTTATGGCAGTCATTGCTATCCTCATTTCTTTGGATTTTTTAAGCCGTTCTGAAAGATTATTTAACGCTTTTTCCATTTCAATACCAAGTTTCAACTCCTGATTTACCGTATTGAATTCTTCTGATAATGGTGATTGTCCCTGCTGGGATATGACTTCAATCGCCTGGGCAAATGACTGCCCGCTCCGAAGAGAATTGGAAATTAAAACCAAGCCATCCGAGAGCTGCTTGTCTACAAGTTTAAGTCTTTTGTTTTCAGCACGTTTTAAAAGAAACTCAGGGAAGAAAAAACCAAAAAACCCAAAAACAATTGCAAAAAATACTTTTGTTGTTAAAATATAGCCAATCAGTAAGAAAACCATAAGGGAAAAAATTTTCAGTTTCTTTGCTTGCGGTGATTTGGGGTCTTCTGCGAACCGGGAAATCATCAGTTTAATTGACGGGATTTTCTTAACACCATCCTCAGCAAAATGCTTTACTTCTTTAATTTTATCACCGGTAAGAATATTACTAGTAAGAAGTTTAACGGTAATTAAAAAGAAAAACCCAAACACACAAACAATAATTAAAAAAGTAAAGGTAATTATTAACATATTTTTCCCTGAATCCTGTGTGCTGAGTACTGAATCCTATGTTCTGTATTCTGTGTGCTATCTATGCTCCAAATATCCCCATATCCAGCACAATACCATGTGATTTAATTTCACCGGTAAATGACGGTACAAGTCCTGTGGGACTAAAATCTCCCAACACTTTACCGTTTTTTTCAATTCCTGTTTGTTTATAAAGAAATATATCGGAAAGGGTAACCGTGTCATTTTCAAGCCCTGTTACCTCAGTAACATGAGTAATCTTTCTTGTCCCATCCGAAAATCGTGATATCTGAACAATAATATCTATAGCAGACGAAATCTGGTTTCTGATCGCTGATGTAGGTAAATCCATTCCTGCCATTAAAATAAGTGTTTCCAAACGGGATAAACAATCGCGCGGAGTGTTTGAGTGAATAGTTGTAAGCGAGCCGTCATGACCGGTATTCATCGCCTGGAGCATATCTAACGCTTCGCCGCCGCGACATTCGCCAATAACAATCCTGTCAGGCCGCATACGGAGAGAGTTTATCAGAAGCCGCCTGATAGTAATTTCACCTGCACCTTCAATATTTGGCGGCCGGCTTTCAAGCCTGATACAATGTTCCTGCGGAAGCTGAAGTTCTGCGGCGTCCTCAATTGTTAAAATTCTTTCATCAGCCTGAATAAAACTTGATAAAATATTCAATAATGTCGTTTTACCGCTGCCTGTCCCGCCTGAAATAATTATATTTTTCCGCAATTGAACACATATCCTTAAAAACTCAACCATTTCTTTGGTAACTGAATTGAAATCAATCAGATTTTTAAATACAAGTCTTTCTTTTGAAAATTTTCTGATTGTAAGACAGGGACCGACAAGTGATAACGGGGGTATTACTGCATTAACACGGCTGCCGTCTTTAAGACGGGCATCTACTAAAGGAGATGCTTCATCAATCCGCCGTCCTAACGGTGTGACAATCCGTTCAATAACATTTAAAAGCTGCTGGTCTGTACTAAACTTCTTATCTGATAAAAATATTTTTCCTTTACGTTCTATGTAAATCCTGTCGCGGCCATTAACCATGATTTCCGTAATTGACGAATCCCTTAATAAATCTTCAAGAGGACCTAACCCGAGCGACTGGTCTAAAACTTCCGTAACTATCCGTGTCCTGTCAATACGACTAGTAAGTTCTTCACCTTCTGCATCTAATATCTTTTCAATCGCTTTTTGAATTATCTGCCGCATCTCTGTCATTTTTTGCTTGTCATTAGAAGGAGTAAGTTCCATTTTCCTTTCTTTCATTTCTTCGACAAGTTTATTATATACCCGCATTTTTAACTCTTCGGTTTCGATTGCCGGATTAGTAACCGTCTCTGTCTTTACTATTTCTACTTCCCTTTCTTTTCTTAATAGACGATGTTCGTTTCTTACCTGTTCCATTGTATCTTTAAAACTAACAGTTTCGTCAGAGTGTTTTTCCTGGGAAACTTTTTCTTTAACAATTGCTTCTACAATTGAAAAAATTCCTTTGGAAAAAGAAACTTTTGGCGATGCTATTACTGCCGGAACACCTGTATTTATTGAAGAGACTGCTGAAGCGATGTCAAAAGGTATTAGCCAGGATGGCTCGCGTTCAATATACTCCGTTACCTGTTCCACATTTAATCCGCCGGGAATATCTGCTTTGTTCAGAACAATCTTAATCATTTGTACAGGAAAATGATTTGAGCTGAACTGCTGATAAATCTTTTTTGCATGATAAAGAGCGGATAGTTCAGGTGTCGTAACTAAAACAACCATATCCGTATTATCAATAATAGCTATCTGCAAATCGCTAAAATCCTTGTTAATATTTATTATTACATAATCATAAATAGTTGAAAAAATCGAGATTATTTTTTCAGCATGGGAAGGAAATATTTTGGGTACATCTGCTGATTCGGAGACTGCTGTAAGAAAATCAATACCGGATGAATGTTCGGCTACATAACCTTTTAACATCTGTGCAGAAAGCTTATCAATAACAGGCAGTAAATTTGAAAGCGATTTTGTTTCAGGAATGGAAAGTAAGAGTGCGATTTCTCCTATTGTATTAAAATTAAAATCTAAAAGCGCAACTCGTTTTTTGGACTGAATTTTCAATGCAATAGCAAGATTAATAGCAATCGATGTCTGACCGACACCGCCTTTAGAACCAATAACTGCTATTATTTTGGATGACATAATGTATGATTGAAAAAAGTTTTATGGAAGTCATTTAGATCCCGAATCAAGTTCGGGATGACACTGTTGAATTTTTTCAACAGTGTCATTTTGAGAATATTCCCATAGTTGCTGCACCTATATTAACGATATTGTGATCGTTCAGCCCTCGCAATGTCAAACGTAAGACCCCTTTTCCGGAAGCAAGTGCAACCATTTGGGATTCATATGGTGAGACTGCAATGGTTAGCGTAGGTGAAGCATCCTCTGCCGGTGCAGACATATTATCAAGACCACCTGCCGGCTGGGATTTGGTATATGTTGTACCCATTATATTTTGCTTATATGCAAGCACCAAAACATTTTGTAAAACTGTTACTGTTTTATCCTGTTCATCAAGCGTACATAGAATATCAACATAATTACCGGGTTTTATCAGCTCTGCAACACCGGATGCAACATCAACAGGAACTGAAATAGCTCTTTTGCCTTCAGGAATTATTATTGCAAGTCCTGTATCCTTGCCGGGAGTTAAAAGTTTGGTAGTGAGAATTTGTTCTCCTTCTTCGATGGGAACGGCAGTAGCATATATGTTTAAACCTTCCTCGTTCATAAGCTGGCTGACACTATCAAGCGTTTTTGGCATTTTGTAAGCGGCAGGAACTTTTACAACATTAACCATTGAACCGGTTATTAGAGTACCTTCCGTAATATACCCTTTAGCAGTAAGAACATCTGTCATTTGCGCGCCATAACGGTATTTCGTTTCTAACGAACGGATAAGTCCAAAAGTTAAAATAACAGCAAATAGACCCAGTGCAATAGCAACTAAAAGTATCTTTTTATTTTTCATTTTTAATGCTTTTTAATACAGTTAATACGTGTTGGTGCGTTTTAGTGCGCGTTAGCGCATGGTGAGATAAAGCGGCGTGTTCTAATGGATTAGTCGTTTGTCGAAATTCTTAATACTTCATCAAGTGTGGTGGTACCGGCCAATAGTTTCGTCAACGCATCTTTTCTTATTGTAATCATATCATTATTCTTTAGAGCGGCGTCTTTTATTTCGCGTGCAGAACTCCGCTGAAGAATAAGTTCTTTTATATCTTCTTTTACATCCAGTATTTCATAACAGCCAACTCGCCCTTTATAACCTGTCCTCATACAATTATCACAACCTTTATTAGTATATAAAGTGACTGAATGCGCAGTTCTTTTAACGTTGGCAAGCATAGGCGCATCAACGCCTAATTTAGCAAGTTTTTCCATTGGATATTCATACGGCTGGCGGCAATCCGGACACAATCTTCTTACCAGTCTTTGTGCTAAAGACAAAATAAGTGTTGTTGATATTAAGAACGGTTCTATACCCATATTGATTAATCTTGTAATAGTACCAACCGCATCATTAGTATGCAAAGTAGAGAAAACCAGGTGACCTGTTAACGCAGCATTAATAGCGATTTCTGCTGTTTCGGTATCACGGATTTCTCCGACCATTATTATATCCGGGTCCTGCCTCAAAAACGAACGCAGGGAATTAGCAAAAGTAAGCCCTATTTCAGGAAAAGCCTGCATTTGATTTATACCTTTAAGTATATATTCAACAGGGTCTTCAACTGTTATTATATTTACATCGCGGCTATTTAATGTTGTAAGTGTCGAGTAAAGTGTGGTTGTTTTACCGCTGCCTGTCGGTCCTGTAACCAATATTATTCCATGCGGGGTTTTTATCTTTCTCTGATACAATTCGAGAGCAGTAGGTTCTATCCCTAATTTACTTAAATCGACACACAGAGAACCCGGGTCAAGTATACGGATAACAGCTTTCCCGCCAAACACTGTCGGCAAAATAGATATTCGAAGATCAATTTCCTTTTCACCAAGTTTAATTTTTATTCTGCCGTCCTGGGGTAATCTGCGTTCTGCTATGTCAAGTTTTGCCATAATTTTTATTCTTGAAATAATCGAATTCTGTAATTTTTTAGGTAAAGACGGCTGTTCATGTAAAACACCGTCAATTCTATAACGCAAATATACACCTTCCCCGTATGGTTCTATGTGAATATCGCTTGCTCTTATATCCACCGCTCTTTTTAAAACTTCATTTACAATTCTTATTGCCGGCGCCTGCTCCTCGCCGCTCACCCGCATTTCTTCTTCTTTTACGATTTCCACATCAGCATTGACTTCTTCTTCTATATTTTTTATTTCAGTCTGACGGGAAGACATACCTGTAAGTACTTCTTGAAAACTTTTACTAAAATGCGTATCAAAAAATTTCTTTATATCTGATTCTAAAGTCAATTTTGCTACGATTTTTTTATTACCTGCAATATGTTTTAAATCATCCAGCACCACCTCGTTTAAGGTACCGGTAGCGACATAAATTGTGGTTTTATCATTGGAAATCGAAAGAGGAACTACGCTTTTCTTGAATGCGTAATCAAACGGTATTAAATCCAGCAACTCCCTGGGAATTTCAGGTAAATTACTTAAACGAACAAATTCAACACCTTTTAATTCCGCAAAAGCGCTAAGTAAATCTTCTTCGTTAATATAACCCAAGTCAACCAGAATCTTACCGATTCTTTCTTTTGTTTTTCGTTGAATTATAAGCACTTCCTGAAGCTGTTCTTGAGTAATCTTTTCTCTTGAAATTAAAATCTGACCTAATTTAGTCATCTGTAGTCCTCCAATCTGCCTGTCAACAGACTAGAAATATTATTATCTTGTGGTAGTATACTTATTTATAACCAAAAGTCAAATAAAATATGTAATGAAGCTCCACGCAGCAAGCTGCAGGGTATCTAAAATGTTGTAAACTTTTATTATTCCGTCATTCCGTGCTTGACACGGAATCCAGCCTTTCATCTTCTGGATTCCCACTTTCGCGGGAATGACATAAGGTGACCCTGTAGCAAGCAGGAAATTGCAAGTTAAATAAACGGGATGTTGTCCTCTTTTTTCAAAATATGATTTCAAACATTTTTTCTTTTCTTGTTCTCTATTTTTTTGACGTCATCAAGCACTGGTAAGAAATTTTCATTGGAAATCACTTTTGTTCCTGTTTGTCTTTCAATATCTTTCCTTGTTCTACCGGCAACCGCACCGCCATCTTTGGCATCTTTTTGAAGTTTTGGAAATCCATAAGAATTCCTGTCTTGGGTTATTTTTGTTGTTGCCGCTTCTCCAAGCATTGTAATTATCAACTCTAAATCCGTCATATGGTCGCGAAGGTTTTGTTGTGCAAGTTTCTTGTGTTTTTTATAATCTTCTACTTTCATATCAAAAGCACCCTGCATTATTTCATTAGTTAATATCGCATATTCTGTATCGGTTTCTGCACCCCTTTCATCCCATTCGTCAGTTAACTTTTGTCTTACTGCTATGCCACGCAAACGTTTTTCTATCCAATTTTTTGGATAACCCTTCTTTTCATAAAGTGCTTTGGTTCTCTGCATTCCGAGTTCGGGATTTCCAATTTCATCTATCCGTTCTTTGCCTACTCTAGCTAACCAGCGCTTAAACGGCTCTACTTTGGGTGATGGTATTGACTGAATAATACGGAAAATACCTTCTGTATTAGCACAATCGGTTTTATAATATTTACCGTCCGTTGCTTTTAATTTCAGTTGTCGACAAATTGTCGACAACTCAACTTCTAACTCTTCTTTATCTCTAATTTTCATCTTATACCAATAATCGCGGGGATTATCGCTGTCTGTCAATACCGCAATGACATCTATCACAGAAAACCACCATTCACTATTAAGAAATAAACGTCTTACCTGCTTGCCTTTAAAAACATCTATTTTTATTAATCCGTTTGAAACCATTTTACCCCCATTATTCTGCATCAAATATAACCTAATCGCTAACCCTATTTAAGTAAATAATATAGTACCTTTTTATACATTTGATTATATCAAAATTTGTAGTGTATTAAAAGAAGAATGTTTTGCTAATGAAAACAACATTTTTTAAAATTTTATAGCGAATGCTATTCTGTGGGTATTACCGAGGTCACCGTAAGGAATAAAGGCGTAGTCTGTGGAAGTGTTTAGGATGCCCTAAGGAAGGATATTTTTTATATGAAAATTTCATCTATGGAATGGAACAAAACTTTCCAAAGGAGCAACTTTTGTATAAATTGGATCTTTATACTTTTTTTCTTGAACCTTTTTAACAGCTTCTTTTAATGTATCTCCAAAAGCAACTACTTCTTTTTCATCTCTTGATAACGCTACCCACTTACCAATGTAAGATTTAAAAAAAGTTAAATCAATTGCAGCCATATTTTCCCCCTGCTGATAGTAATTATAACACAAATACAATAAAAGTAAAGAAAAATCTATATGTTTAAAATATGTAATTAAGCTCCATGCAGCAAGATGCATGACACTACGACTCGATTGGAGTAATTATGTTATACTTGCTTTTAAAATATTGGCAAATATTCCTTCTCCTTGTTTAAGGACTTCGTACTTTCCTTCTTCTATGATACTACCGTTTTCAAAAACAAAAATACGGTCGACATTCCTGATAGTTGAGATTCTATGGGCAATTACTATAAGTGTTATTCCATCCACGTTCTTGTAAAGTGTTTCAAACAGTTTCTG from the Elusimicrobiota bacterium genome contains:
- a CDS encoding type II secretion system F family protein is translated as MAYIISLIIGGFVFIVAFNFWPEGEIVNLKKRFSNQPSPKQTLTQLSNTVVEAIVKWVSGINWGWLVKQREIIKKQLDMAGNPQDMTPDSYLAITLICAAGFLMMELMFLKKTNLMVMFISLAIGGFLPKLYLSDLTKKRHRLIVRTLPDILDLITLSMEAGVDFTASISKVISKTEKSPLIEEFVIMQRGMRLGQSRMASMKDMIARVQEPNLSTVITALVQAEKLGSSLGPVLRVQSEQMRVKRFQLAEKMAQQAPIKMLFPLIFCILPSIFLMLFGPIVLQYLGGAFK
- a CDS encoding type II secretion system F family protein, encoding MLIITFTFLIIVCVFGFFFLITVKLLTSNILTGDKIKEVKHFAEDGVKKIPSIKLMISRFAEDPKSPQAKKLKIFSLMVFLLIGYILTTKVFFAIVFGFFGFFFPEFLLKRAENKRLKLVDKQLSDGLVLISNSLRSGQSFAQAIEVISQQGQSPLSEEFNTVNQELKLGIEMEKALNNLSERLKKSKEMRIAMTAINIARETGGNMSEALITLSETMRKRNEMQGKIESLTAQGKLSGFITASLPFALSFFIYLIDPDLMRPMFTTFFGYIIILVVLTMIAIGGLIIKKIVTIDI
- a CDS encoding ATPase, T2SS/T4P/T4SS family translates to MSSKIIAVIGSKGGVGQTSIAINLAIALKIQSKKRVALLDFNFNTIGEIALLLSIPETKSLSNLLPVIDKLSAQMLKGYVAEHSSGIDFLTAVSESADVPKIFPSHAEKIISIFSTIYDYVIININKDFSDLQIAIIDNTDMVVLVTTPELSALYHAKKIYQQFSSNHFPVQMIKIVLNKADIPGGLNVEQVTEYIEREPSWLIPFDIASAVSSINTGVPAVIASPKVSFSKGIFSIVEAIVKEKVSQEKHSDETVSFKDTMEQVRNEHRLLRKEREVEIVKTETVTNPAIETEELKMRVYNKLVEEMKERKMELTPSNDKQKMTEMRQIIQKAIEKILDAEGEELTSRIDRTRIVTEVLDQSLGLGPLEDLLRDSSITEIMVNGRDRIYIERKGKIFLSDKKFSTDQQLLNVIERIVTPLGRRIDEASPLVDARLKDGSRVNAVIPPLSLVGPCLTIRKFSKERLVFKNLIDFNSVTKEMVEFLRICVQLRKNIIISGGTGSGKTTLLNILSSFIQADERILTIEDAAELQLPQEHCIRLESRPPNIEGAGEITIRRLLINSLRMRPDRIVIGECRGGEALDMLQAMNTGHDGSLTTIHSNTPRDCLSRLETLILMAGMDLPTSAIRNQISSAIDIIVQISRFSDGTRKITHVTEVTGLENDTVTLSDIFLYKQTGIEKNGKVLGDFSPTGLVPSFTGEIKSHGIVLDMGIFGA
- the cpaB gene encoding Flp pilus assembly protein CpaB, giving the protein MKNKKILLVAIALGLFAVILTFGLIRSLETKYRYGAQMTDVLTAKGYITEGTLITGSMVNVVKVPAAYKMPKTLDSVSQLMNEEGLNIYATAVPIEEGEQILTTKLLTPGKDTGLAIIIPEGKRAISVPVDVASGVAELIKPGNYVDILCTLDEQDKTVTVLQNVLVLAYKQNIMGTTYTKSQPAGGLDNMSAPAEDASPTLTIAVSPYESQMVALASGKGVLRLTLRGLNDHNIVNIGAATMGIFSK
- a CDS encoding ATPase, T2SS/T4P/T4SS family; the encoded protein is MTKLGQILISREKITQEQLQEVLIIQRKTKERIGKILVDLGYINEEDLLSAFAELKGVEFVRLSNLPEIPRELLDLIPFDYAFKKSVVPLSISNDKTTIYVATGTLNEVVLDDLKHIAGNKKIVAKLTLESDIKKFFDTHFSKSFQEVLTGMSSRQTEIKNIEEEVNADVEIVKEEEMRVSGEEQAPAIRIVNEVLKRAVDIRASDIHIEPYGEGVYLRYRIDGVLHEQPSLPKKLQNSIISRIKIMAKLDIAERRLPQDGRIKIKLGEKEIDLRISILPTVFGGKAVIRILDPGSLCVDLSKLGIEPTALELYQRKIKTPHGIILVTGPTGSGKTTTLYSTLTTLNSRDVNIITVEDPVEYILKGINQMQAFPEIGLTFANSLRSFLRQDPDIIMVGEIRDTETAEIAINAALTGHLVFSTLHTNDAVGTITRLINMGIEPFLISTTLILSLAQRLVRRLCPDCRQPYEYPMEKLAKLGVDAPMLANVKRTAHSVTLYTNKGCDNCMRTGYKGRVGCYEILDVKEDIKELILQRSSAREIKDAALKNNDMITIRKDALTKLLAGTTTLDEVLRISTND
- a CDS encoding Bro-N domain-containing protein; translated protein: MVSNGLIKIDVFKGKQVRRLFLNSEWWFSVIDVIAVLTDSDNPRDYWYKMKIRDKEELEVELSTICRQLKLKATDGKYYKTDCANTEGIFRIIQSIPSPKVEPFKRWLARVGKERIDEIGNPELGMQRTKALYEKKGYPKNWIEKRLRGIAVRQKLTDEWDERGAETDTEYAILTNEIMQGAFDMKVEDYKKHKKLAQQNLRDHMTDLELIITMLGEAATTKITQDRNSYGFPKLQKDAKDGGAVAGRTRKDIERQTGTKVISNENFLPVLDDVKKIENKKRKNV
- a CDS encoding DUF5678 domain-containing protein, with protein sequence MAAIDLTFFKSYIGKWVALSRDEKEVVAFGDTLKEAVKKVQEKKYKDPIYTKVAPLESFVPFHR